In the Terriglobia bacterium genome, GCGGCCCTGTGCTCATGGCCGGCAATATTCACCTGGTAGACCGGCGCGGCAAGCAGGGTCCAATCGATCCCAAGCGCCAGGTGGAAATCTCCACTCTGCTGGAAAGCATCCCGGAAGCCGCCGTGATCGTGGACCACAACGGCCGCATCGTGGATGCCAACAGCGTCGCCTGTCATTTGGTGGGAAGAACGCGCGAGGAACTGCTCGGCGTGGCAGCGGGGGAGACGGGCCTGCTGGTGGAAGGGGAGGACGAGGAAACGCACGAGCCGATTGTGCAGCGCGTGCTCAGCGGGCAAATGGTGCGGCACGACCGCCGCGCGTTGCGCGACTCGAAGACCGGCGTGGTCAACGAACTGCTAGTGTCGGCCAATCCCATCCTCGACGAGCAGGGACGGCCAATCGCGGCGCTGCTGATCGCCCGCGACGTGACCGAGCTGACGCAATTGCAGCGGCGCATCGCCGACATCGAGCGGCATCGCGCCATCGGTGAGATGGCCGCCGCGCTGGCGCACGACTTCAACAACATCCTCGACACCATCGCGCAGGCCGCGGCGGTGATGGAAAGCAGCATGGATAGCCCAGCCGGCGAGCGCAAGCCGCTGCTCGACATGATCCATAACGCGGTTCGCCGCGGGGCTGAAATGGTGCAGCGAATTCGCGAGTACCTGCGCACCGGGGAAGGCGCATCGCGGCCGATCGACGTTAGCACCATCGCCGCCGAGGCGGTGGAACTGGCGCGGCCTTTGTGGCAAAAGGCGAACGTCAGGGTAACGACATCGCTGGCGGCGGTTCCCAACGTGTGCGCCAACGCCGCTGACCTGCGGCGCGTGTTCACCAACCTCATCATCAACGCCATCGAGGCGATGCCTCAGGGCGGCGAACTCACCATTACCTGCGGCCCGCGCGAGAATCAAGTGGTGACGACAGTTTCCGACAACGGTATCGGTATCCCGCCGACGGACCAGAGCAGAGTCTTCTTCGCGTATTTCACCACCAAGCCGCGCGGAACGGGTTTGGGACTGTCAGGCGCGCAGAAAATCCTGCTGTCATACGGCGGCAACATTTCCTTCCACAGCGAGCCGGGAAAGGGGACGACGTTCACCATCGTGCTTCCGGCAGCGAGTGGGTAGAGAAGGGCGTAGTATCAGTGCGTACGCGCGTCTCGCGGGGTGCCGGAAAATCGAGATGCGAAAGCCGGTTTTGCTCAGGCGCGGCCGCCGGCGGCCCAACGATGTGGCCGATAAAGGAGCTCCCGTTATGATTACTCGCGTGGTCAACGTAACAACCAAGCCAGGCAAGGCAAAAGAACTCTGCCACAAGTTGCACAAAGACGTGCTCGGCATTCTGAAGTCCCACCCCGGATTCATCGATGAAATCGTGCTGATCGCCGACCACGATGCCGATCAGGTGCTGGCGATGAGTTTCTGGAAGGCGAAAGAGGATGCCGAGGCCTTCCAGCGCCAGGAGTTCAAGCGCATCAACGAAATGATCGAGCACTTGGCGCACACCACGGCCGAGGTCCACATTTATGGCGTCGAGACCTCCACCGTGCATCACGTGGCCGAAGGTAAGGCAACAGCCTAGGCTGAACGCGCACGGGCGGATGTGGCGCCACTGGTTGATGAAATTATGGACGAACTTTCTTGTTTTCGCCCGCTTGCGGCTGTTGCGCTATTTGCGATGTTCACCGGAGCTGCGTTTGCGCAGAACGCGCCCGAGAAGAAAACGCTGGTGGTGAACGGGCGCGCAGCCGAAGGAGCGGCCGTGCAGATCGACGGCCATTTCTATGTGAATGTCGAAACGCTCGCGCAGATCATGAACGCCACGGTGAGCTTCGCACCCGGGCGAGTCATCCTGACAGTACCGGCCGCCGAAGCCGGCGCCAGGCCGGAGCGTGCCGCGCCGGGATTGTCGAGAGAGTTCGCCATGGCAAGTATCTCCCAATTGGCGGAGATGCGAGAGTGGAAGAACGCGATTGCATCCGCGATGAGGTTTGGTATTGCCGCTGGCACGTGGCTCGGTCCCTGGCTACAAGATCACCGGGTGCGGGCCGAGGGGAGCCTACGTCAAACCGGGTTAGTGGCGAAAACCGAGTCGGATCAAAAAGCTCTGCAATTGCTCAAGAATGAGCTCAGTTATCTGGGGGAGTGGGACAGCGATACCCAGGCAAGCATCCATGCCCTGAATGCCGAGCCAGCGGTTAATCCGGCCGTAGCGCAGAACGATCCGCGGCAAACGAAAATCTCCGAATGCGCCAATTTTCTAAATGCGATGCTGATCAGCGGTGAGTTCGCGGACAGCCCCAGTTGCCACTGAACATTGTGAGCGCGGCGTGGAAGAAAACCAGACTGCGGACACGGCAATCGCGTTGTCCGCAGTCTGTCAGTATTGCGAAGCATTACGACAAGG is a window encoding:
- a CDS encoding PAS domain-containing protein encodes the protein MIRTLAQAAATLSGPVLMAGNIHLVDRRGKQGPIDPKRQVEISTLLESIPEAAVIVDHNGRIVDANSVACHLVGRTREELLGVAAGETGLLVEGEDEETHEPIVQRVLSGQMVRHDRRALRDSKTGVVNELLVSANPILDEQGRPIAALLIARDVTELTQLQRRIADIERHRAIGEMAAALAHDFNNILDTIAQAAAVMESSMDSPAGERKPLLDMIHNAVRRGAEMVQRIREYLRTGEGASRPIDVSTIAAEAVELARPLWQKANVRVTTSLAAVPNVCANAADLRRVFTNLIINAIEAMPQGGELTITCGPRENQVVTTVSDNGIGIPPTDQSRVFFAYFTTKPRGTGLGLSGAQKILLSYGGNISFHSEPGKGTTFTIVLPAASG
- a CDS encoding antibiotic biosynthesis monooxygenase; translated protein: MITRVVNVTTKPGKAKELCHKLHKDVLGILKSHPGFIDEIVLIADHDADQVLAMSFWKAKEDAEAFQRQEFKRINEMIEHLAHTTAEVHIYGVETSTVHHVAEGKATA